Proteins encoded by one window of Brevibacterium atlanticum:
- a CDS encoding bifunctional acetate--CoA ligase family protein/GNAT family N-acetyltransferase yields MENYPAGWEADVVLRDGGTAHLRPITPADADALARMHEAQSPESVYLRFFAPLPRLPKRDLERFVNVDHRDRVALIMLIGDDIIGVGRFDKVSDTEAEVAFNIADAHQGRGIGSILLEHLAAAARESGIQRFTAEVLPQNRSMLQVFQAAGYEVSRGFDDGVVAVKFDIDPTARSIEVQASREHRAEALSVRTVLHPTSVAVIGASRKRNSTGHLLIRNITAAKFAGDLWVVHPEADQIAGVQAYPSLDALPGKADLAVIAVPAESVTEVVKDCAVHGVKAVLVISSGFAETGPDGAELQRRVVATARAYGMRVVGPNSFGLVNEATDVSLNASLAPFLPASGTLGLFSQSGALGTALLAAAKKRGLGVSTFVSAGNRADLSGNDLLQYWEEDPATQTVGLYLESIGNPRKFSRIARRVSRVKPVVVIKSDLTGRELPPGHIVRTSSLAPNTLDQVLEQAGVIRADTIHQLFDLAQVFATQKLPAGRRAGIVGNSAAMGTLLMQRARSEGLHVNIDPVALHPEVDAQTFRAELDAMYARDDIDSVIVTFTPSAGAEESEIAALLSEAAAGSDKTTVACFLGIQGVHDELTSYLKDTDGNRVSRTVPSYIGPEDAVWALARATDYSRWRAADHGRYVELDDIDDKAVRSIIDSALDGAPLGAPVRLERDATRQLLSAYGIEVLPYIAAASVGEGLAAAEEIGYPVALKAVTNVLRHRMELGGVRLNIDSPEELAEDFAAVQRIITQVIGDDEPLVDVQAMAPHGVPCVIRAGEDPLLGPLLSFSLAGDTTELLGDVSHRVAPLTDREADDMIRTVKASPRLFGYRGLPPMNIEPLSNVLERLSVLVERHPQIVELVIHPMIATETEGHVLSARVDLLPDPTRIDGTRRLLS; encoded by the coding sequence ATGGAAAACTATCCTGCCGGCTGGGAAGCCGATGTCGTCCTCCGCGACGGCGGCACCGCCCATCTGCGCCCGATCACTCCGGCCGATGCCGATGCCCTGGCCCGCATGCACGAGGCCCAGTCACCGGAGTCCGTCTACCTGCGCTTCTTCGCCCCGCTGCCGCGTCTGCCCAAGCGGGACCTCGAACGCTTCGTCAACGTCGACCACCGCGACCGGGTTGCGCTGATCATGCTCATCGGCGATGACATCATCGGAGTGGGCCGCTTCGACAAGGTCTCCGACACCGAGGCCGAGGTCGCGTTCAACATCGCCGACGCCCATCAGGGCCGGGGCATCGGGTCGATCCTCCTCGAGCACCTGGCCGCCGCGGCCAGGGAGTCGGGGATCCAGAGATTCACCGCCGAGGTGCTCCCCCAGAACCGTTCGATGCTCCAGGTCTTCCAGGCCGCCGGCTACGAGGTCTCCCGCGGATTCGACGACGGCGTCGTGGCGGTGAAGTTCGACATCGACCCCACGGCACGCTCGATCGAGGTGCAGGCCTCTCGCGAGCACAGGGCCGAGGCCCTGAGCGTCCGCACGGTCCTCCACCCCACCTCGGTGGCGGTGATCGGCGCCAGCCGCAAACGCAACTCCACCGGTCATCTCCTCATCCGCAACATCACCGCGGCGAAGTTCGCAGGCGACCTCTGGGTCGTCCACCCCGAGGCCGATCAGATCGCCGGCGTTCAGGCCTATCCGAGCCTCGACGCGCTGCCGGGCAAGGCCGACCTCGCCGTCATCGCGGTCCCGGCCGAGTCCGTCACCGAGGTGGTCAAGGACTGCGCCGTGCATGGGGTCAAGGCTGTGCTCGTCATCTCCTCCGGCTTCGCCGAGACCGGTCCCGACGGCGCCGAGCTGCAGCGCCGAGTGGTCGCGACCGCGCGGGCCTATGGAATGAGGGTCGTCGGTCCGAACTCGTTCGGACTGGTCAACGAGGCCACGGACGTCTCACTCAATGCCTCTCTCGCCCCGTTCCTGCCGGCCTCGGGCACGCTCGGCCTGTTCAGCCAGTCCGGAGCACTGGGCACCGCACTGCTCGCGGCGGCCAAAAAGCGCGGCCTGGGCGTGTCCACCTTCGTCTCCGCGGGCAACCGCGCCGACCTCTCCGGCAACGACCTGCTCCAGTACTGGGAGGAGGATCCGGCCACGCAGACCGTCGGACTCTATCTCGAGTCCATCGGCAATCCGCGGAAGTTCTCCCGCATTGCGCGCAGGGTCTCTCGCGTCAAACCCGTCGTCGTCATCAAATCCGATCTCACCGGACGGGAGCTGCCTCCCGGACACATCGTCCGCACCTCCTCCTTGGCACCGAACACCCTCGACCAAGTGCTCGAACAGGCGGGAGTGATCAGGGCCGACACCATCCATCAGCTCTTCGACTTAGCGCAGGTCTTCGCCACGCAGAAGCTGCCGGCGGGACGACGGGCCGGCATCGTCGGCAATTCCGCGGCGATGGGTACGCTGCTCATGCAGCGTGCCCGCTCCGAGGGACTGCACGTGAACATCGACCCGGTGGCTCTGCACCCGGAAGTCGACGCGCAGACCTTCCGCGCCGAACTCGATGCGATGTACGCCCGCGACGACATCGACTCGGTCATCGTCACCTTCACCCCGTCGGCGGGAGCCGAGGAGTCGGAGATCGCGGCTCTGCTGTCCGAGGCCGCCGCCGGGTCGGACAAGACCACGGTGGCCTGTTTCCTCGGCATTCAGGGCGTCCACGACGAATTGACCAGCTACCTCAAGGACACCGACGGCAACCGTGTCTCCCGCACGGTGCCCAGCTACATCGGTCCGGAGGACGCCGTGTGGGCGCTGGCCAGGGCGACGGACTACTCGCGTTGGCGGGCCGCCGACCACGGTCGCTACGTCGAACTCGACGACATCGACGACAAAGCGGTGCGCTCGATCATCGACTCGGCTCTCGACGGAGCGCCGCTGGGCGCACCGGTGCGACTCGAACGCGATGCCACGAGGCAGCTGCTCAGTGCCTATGGGATCGAAGTCCTTCCCTATATCGCCGCCGCCTCGGTCGGGGAGGGGCTCGCCGCCGCCGAGGAGATCGGCTATCCCGTGGCGCTCAAGGCGGTGACGAACGTGCTCCGGCACCGCATGGAGCTCGGCGGGGTGCGCCTGAACATCGATTCGCCCGAAGAACTGGCCGAGGACTTCGCTGCCGTGCAGCGGATCATCACCCAGGTCATCGGCGATGACGAACCCCTCGTCGACGTCCAGGCCATGGCCCCCCACGGTGTCCCGTGTGTCATCCGTGCCGGTGAGGACCCGCTCCTCGGACCGCTGCTGTCCTTCTCTCTGGCCGGGGACACGACCGAGCTGCTCGGCGACGTCTCGCACCGGGTCGCGCCTCTGACGGACCGTGAGGCCGACGACATGATCCGCACGGTCAAGGCCTCCCCGCGCCTGTTCGGCTACCGCGGCCTTCCGCCGATGAACATCGAGCCGCTCAGCAATGTCCTCGAGAGGCTCTCGGTGCTCGTCGAACGCCATCCGCAGATCGTCGAACTCGTCATCCATCCGATGATCGCCACGGAGACTGAGGGACACGTGCTCAGTGCCCGAGTCGATCTGCTGCCGGATCCGACCCGCATCGACGGCACCCGCAGGCTCCTCAGCTGA
- a CDS encoding DUF5998 family protein — MALPEVLVHDLQSAGYYPQLTQGILADSLYDEPVLAHFVHIDTHVDIESIHRHVTAFVLTETRLLLAHVDDDPNAAPGSKPRAVTSSEDIELDRLGTVMVGRTYADPAAYTPGDKPVEVSLTLSWGASKRVEAFPETCGDPNCMGDHGYGGSIFAEDVMLRVSAEAEGQASVDRIADFAAKLRAAVFHARLRSRR, encoded by the coding sequence ATGGCATTACCCGAGGTTCTCGTTCACGATCTGCAGTCGGCCGGCTACTACCCCCAACTCACTCAGGGCATACTCGCCGACTCCCTCTACGACGAACCGGTGCTCGCGCACTTCGTCCACATCGACACCCACGTCGACATCGAATCCATCCACCGGCACGTCACCGCGTTCGTCCTCACCGAGACCCGGCTGCTGCTGGCACACGTCGACGACGACCCGAACGCCGCACCGGGATCGAAGCCACGCGCGGTGACCAGCAGCGAGGACATCGAACTCGATCGCCTCGGCACGGTCATGGTCGGTCGCACTTATGCCGACCCGGCCGCCTACACGCCCGGCGACAAGCCCGTGGAGGTCTCTCTCACTCTGTCCTGGGGTGCCTCGAAGCGGGTCGAGGCCTTCCCGGAGACCTGCGGGGATCCCAACTGCATGGGTGATCACGGCTACGGCGGATCGATCTTCGCCGAGGATGTCATGCTCAGGGTCTCCGCCGAAGCCGAGGGGCAGGCCTCCGTCGACCGGATCGCCGACTTCGCGGCCAAACTGCGGGCCGCGGTCTTCCACGCCCGGCTCCGGTCGCGGCGCTGA
- a CDS encoding alkaline phosphatase family protein, translating into MSETTPESAVDADLLGPPDYSGPILSDVIPAAALSLGAGGIFAEAARERARNLGFDRDTRTAVVVLIDGLGESQLRQHSGYTPFFRSLAQSRRTLSAGFPSTTANSLSSLATGRLPGGHGVVGYRVLDPAKDAVFNQLTWNLDVDPVAWVPDATLFERLTDADVDVVSLGEAKFAGRGLNRASLRGGRFRASKTLEQRCAQAVEEAKAPGRRLVYLYWGNLDKTGHVHGSNSSQWTEELESVDLALSQLASDLPSDSTMIVTADHGMVDIDHTLRLDLADAPALRSGVRHVGGEPRAVHLYAEAGAEADVASAWTETVGDRALILTRDEAIRRGYFGPVDPRFRPRIGDLLVVCRDEFAVVDSDTESPSAIALIGHHGSTTERELHIPLLVV; encoded by the coding sequence ATGAGCGAGACGACACCCGAATCGGCCGTGGACGCCGACCTGCTGGGCCCCCCGGACTATTCGGGTCCCATCCTCTCCGATGTCATCCCGGCAGCGGCGCTCAGCCTCGGTGCGGGTGGAATCTTCGCCGAGGCCGCACGGGAGCGGGCACGGAACTTGGGCTTCGACCGGGACACCCGCACTGCCGTCGTCGTGCTCATCGATGGTCTCGGCGAGAGCCAGCTGCGTCAGCACAGTGGGTACACGCCGTTCTTCCGGTCCCTTGCGCAGTCCCGGCGGACTCTGTCGGCGGGATTCCCCTCGACGACCGCGAACTCACTGTCCTCACTGGCCACGGGACGACTGCCCGGCGGCCACGGAGTCGTCGGCTATCGGGTCCTCGACCCGGCCAAGGATGCCGTATTCAACCAGCTGACCTGGAACCTCGACGTCGACCCCGTCGCGTGGGTGCCCGATGCGACCCTGTTCGAACGCCTCACGGATGCCGATGTCGATGTCGTCAGCCTCGGGGAGGCGAAGTTCGCCGGTCGCGGACTCAATCGTGCCTCTCTGCGAGGCGGACGGTTCCGGGCGTCCAAGACACTCGAGCAGCGCTGCGCTCAGGCCGTCGAGGAGGCGAAGGCTCCCGGTCGCCGACTGGTCTATCTGTACTGGGGCAACCTCGACAAGACCGGTCACGTCCACGGTTCGAACTCTTCGCAGTGGACCGAGGAGCTCGAGAGCGTCGACTTGGCTCTGTCGCAGCTTGCCTCGGACCTGCCTTCGGATTCGACGATGATCGTCACCGCCGACCACGGCATGGTCGACATCGATCACACGCTGCGGCTCGACCTCGCCGACGCTCCGGCGCTGCGTTCGGGGGTCAGACACGTCGGCGGCGAACCGCGCGCGGTCCACCTCTACGCCGAAGCCGGCGCCGAGGCGGATGTGGCATCGGCCTGGACCGAGACGGTCGGGGACAGGGCGCTCATCCTCACCCGTGACGAGGCCATCCGCCGCGGCTACTTCGGACCCGTCGACCCGCGGTTCCGACCGCGCATCGGAGACCTCCTGGTCGTCTGCCGCGACGAGTTCGCCGTCGTCGACTCGGATACCGAATCCCCCTCAGCGATCGCCCTCATCGGCCATCACGGTTCGACCACCGAGCGTGAGCTCCACATTCCCCTGCTCGTGGTGTGA
- a CDS encoding methyltransferase encodes MADDIAGSTITWTEDGVELSAGWRSENRSAAPSQVKVIGDDITADAAFRLARSGIGLLWRGDYHNGRRLLQALDRRFARQHAGRAGRGRGRGTPRRGRKIGRGVAGADAAEIFSAERAFNAERSRLLGLLLVELGEDYALDLRRAPDVRPACEAAYGVSDGSMCVSLTELGGVLSAHQWQLRGVAIDALGVTIHPRCGVFSPIRGEYVDLVATTPFGSAPPATAFDLGTGTGVLAAVLLRRGVGTVVATDINPRAVACAQENLERLGFAGSASVVEADLFPPGRADLIVCNPPWLPADPTSALELGIYDPGSLVLRRFIEGLSEHLTDSGEGWLILSDLAEHLGLRTRQEFEELLRAAGLHVCDRYDTAPRHRRASDADDALHQARSVETTSLWRLRRNA; translated from the coding sequence GTGGCCGACGACATCGCGGGGTCGACGATCACGTGGACCGAGGACGGTGTGGAACTCTCAGCCGGGTGGCGGTCGGAGAACCGGTCCGCCGCGCCGAGCCAGGTGAAGGTCATCGGGGATGACATCACCGCCGACGCTGCCTTCCGCTTGGCCCGATCGGGAATCGGACTGCTGTGGCGCGGGGACTATCACAACGGGCGCCGACTCCTGCAGGCCCTCGATCGGCGGTTCGCACGGCAACACGCCGGCCGAGCCGGCCGCGGGCGGGGCCGCGGGACGCCTCGTCGCGGTCGGAAGATCGGTCGTGGTGTTGCCGGAGCCGACGCGGCGGAGATCTTCTCAGCGGAGCGCGCCTTCAACGCTGAGCGCTCGCGACTCCTTGGTCTTCTGCTCGTCGAACTCGGGGAGGACTACGCGCTCGACCTGCGTCGTGCGCCGGATGTCAGGCCGGCCTGCGAAGCCGCCTACGGAGTCTCGGACGGGTCGATGTGCGTTTCACTGACCGAGCTCGGCGGAGTGCTCAGCGCGCACCAATGGCAGCTGAGAGGGGTGGCCATCGACGCGCTGGGGGTGACCATCCACCCGCGCTGCGGCGTGTTCTCCCCGATCCGCGGTGAGTACGTCGACCTCGTGGCCACGACGCCGTTCGGGTCCGCACCTCCTGCGACGGCGTTCGACCTCGGCACGGGCACCGGCGTGCTCGCCGCCGTTCTTCTGCGCCGGGGCGTCGGAACGGTTGTCGCCACTGACATCAACCCGCGGGCCGTGGCCTGTGCGCAGGAGAATCTCGAGCGGCTCGGTTTCGCCGGATCCGCCTCAGTCGTCGAAGCCGATCTGTTCCCGCCGGGCCGAGCAGATCTCATCGTCTGCAATCCTCCGTGGCTGCCGGCCGACCCGACGTCTGCCCTCGAACTCGGCATCTACGATCCCGGTTCTCTCGTGCTCCGCCGGTTCATCGAGGGACTGTCCGAGCATCTCACTGACTCGGGTGAGGGGTGGCTGATCCTGTCGGACCTTGCCGAGCACCTGGGTCTGCGGACTCGTCAGGAGTTCGAAGAGCTCCTCCGGGCCGCGGGCCTGCATGTGTGCGATCGCTATGACACGGCTCCCCGTCACCGTCGGGCCTCGGACGCCGACGATGCACTTCATCAGGCGCGGAGCGTCGAGACGACATCCCTGTGGCGACTGAGACGGAATGCCTGA
- a CDS encoding 5-(carboxyamino)imidazole ribonucleotide synthase, translating into MTNVTFPRIGVIGGGQLARMLAPAAEALGVRFSVLAETADAPATQVISEVTVGDYTDYPTLRAFAETVDVITFDHEHVPPEHLEALAADGHAVRPGPQALIFAQDKIRMRAKMDELGLPNPAWAEITSTADVEAFAARVGYPFILKTPRGGYDGKGVRVIDRLEQAVEWLSEVPQLLAEEKVDFTRELAVMVGRSPMGQTAVWPVVETWQQNGVCKEAIAPAPDLPADKARAITEAILTVAGTLEVTGVMAMEMFETSEGFLINEFAMRPHNTGHWTQDGSVTSQFEQHLRAVLDLPLGSPAAREEVSVMVNILGAEHEDLYQPYLHVMAHDPSVKVHLYGKGVRPGRKVGHVNAYGQDRDLVVARARHAADFIAGVDVDPHPEMPTPGDLVADSDTA; encoded by the coding sequence ATGACGAACGTGACTTTTCCACGTATCGGCGTCATCGGCGGCGGCCAACTGGCCCGCATGCTCGCCCCAGCCGCAGAAGCCCTCGGCGTTCGGTTCTCCGTCCTCGCGGAGACCGCCGACGCCCCCGCCACTCAGGTCATCAGCGAGGTGACCGTCGGCGACTACACCGACTATCCGACGCTCAGGGCCTTCGCCGAGACCGTCGACGTCATCACCTTCGACCACGAGCACGTCCCACCCGAGCACCTCGAGGCGCTTGCCGCAGACGGCCACGCTGTCCGCCCGGGACCGCAGGCGCTGATCTTCGCCCAGGACAAGATCCGCATGCGCGCGAAGATGGACGAACTCGGACTGCCGAATCCGGCATGGGCCGAGATCACCTCGACCGCCGACGTCGAAGCCTTCGCCGCCCGCGTCGGCTATCCCTTCATCCTCAAGACCCCACGGGGCGGCTACGACGGCAAGGGCGTGCGCGTCATCGATCGCCTCGAGCAGGCCGTCGAATGGCTGAGCGAGGTCCCGCAGCTGCTCGCCGAGGAGAAGGTCGACTTCACCCGGGAACTCGCGGTCATGGTCGGCCGGTCCCCGATGGGGCAGACGGCCGTGTGGCCCGTCGTCGAGACGTGGCAGCAGAACGGTGTGTGCAAAGAGGCGATCGCCCCGGCTCCCGACCTGCCCGCGGATAAGGCCCGTGCGATCACCGAGGCCATCCTCACCGTCGCCGGCACGCTCGAGGTCACCGGTGTGATGGCCATGGAGATGTTCGAGACCTCTGAGGGCTTCCTCATCAACGAGTTCGCGATGCGCCCCCACAACACCGGACACTGGACACAGGACGGGTCTGTCACCAGCCAGTTCGAGCAGCATCTGCGCGCCGTCCTCGACCTGCCGCTGGGCAGCCCCGCGGCCAGGGAGGAGGTGTCTGTGATGGTCAACATCCTCGGCGCCGAGCACGAGGACCTCTACCAGCCCTACCTGCACGTGATGGCCCACGATCCGTCCGTCAAGGTCCATCTCTACGGCAAGGGCGTGCGTCCGGGCCGCAAGGTCGGCCACGTCAACGCCTATGGGCAGGACCGTGACCTCGTCGTCGCGCGGGCCCGCCACGCTGCGGACTTCATCGCCGGAGTCGATGTCGATCCGCACCCCGAGATGCCGACTCCCGGCGACCTCGTCGCCGATTCCGACACCGCGTGA
- the purE gene encoding 5-(carboxyamino)imidazole ribonucleotide mutase, producing the protein MSTAHADSSPAAPVGIVMGSDSDWPTMKAAAEALEDLGIESSAEVVSAHRMPEDMVDWAKTAAERGVRVIIAGAGGAAHLPGMIASMTSLPVIGVPVPLKHLDGMDSLLSIVQMPGGVPVATVSIGGAKNAGLLAARILGAGDSAEAEALRSRLDDYRHELRQVALDKGRALRG; encoded by the coding sequence ATGAGCACAGCACACGCAGACTCGAGCCCGGCCGCCCCGGTCGGGATCGTCATGGGTTCGGACTCGGATTGGCCGACGATGAAGGCCGCCGCCGAGGCACTCGAGGACCTCGGCATCGAATCGAGCGCCGAGGTGGTCTCGGCCCACCGCATGCCCGAGGACATGGTCGACTGGGCCAAGACAGCCGCCGAGCGCGGCGTGCGCGTCATCATCGCCGGAGCCGGGGGAGCGGCGCACCTGCCCGGGATGATCGCATCGATGACATCGCTGCCGGTCATCGGCGTCCCCGTACCGCTCAAACACCTCGACGGAATGGACTCACTCCTGTCAATCGTCCAGATGCCCGGCGGGGTTCCCGTGGCCACCGTGTCCATCGGCGGAGCGAAGAACGCAGGCCTGCTGGCCGCGCGCATCCTCGGGGCCGGGGACAGCGCGGAGGCCGAGGCCCTGCGCAGCCGCCTCGATGACTATCGTCACGAACTGCGGCAGGTCGCTCTCGACAAAGGACGTGCTCTCCGGGGATAA
- a CDS encoding acyl-CoA dehydrogenase family protein: MFDLYQPSEEHEEIRTAVRDIVEKKITPFAAEVDADSRYPQEAHDALVETDFFAAHIPEEYGGMGADALAVAIIIEEVARGCASSSLIPAVNKLGSLPVQLGGSEEIKQKYFPAVAAGEAGFSYGLSEREAGSDTASMKTRAVRDGDDWILNGVKTWITNAGESEYYTVMAVTDPDGARGRNISAFVVEKSDEGFTFGEKERKLGIKGSPTRELLFDNVRLPGDRIVGEPGEGLKIALRTLDHTRVTIAAQAVGIAQGALDYALGYVKERQQFGKAIAENQAIQFMLADMGMKLEAARQLTYTAAAKSERGDDDLTYFGAAAKAFASDAAMEITTDAVQLLGGAGYVVDHPVERMMRDAKITQIYEGTNQIQRMVMGRKLIR, encoded by the coding sequence ATGTTCGACCTCTATCAGCCCAGTGAAGAGCACGAAGAGATCCGCACGGCCGTCCGCGATATTGTCGAGAAGAAGATCACGCCGTTCGCAGCCGAGGTCGACGCCGACTCCCGCTACCCGCAGGAGGCCCACGATGCTCTCGTGGAGACGGACTTCTTCGCCGCCCACATCCCCGAGGAATACGGCGGCATGGGCGCTGACGCACTGGCCGTGGCGATCATCATCGAAGAGGTGGCACGCGGCTGCGCCTCGTCCTCACTCATCCCTGCTGTCAACAAGCTCGGCAGCCTGCCCGTCCAGCTCGGCGGCAGCGAAGAGATCAAGCAGAAGTACTTCCCAGCGGTGGCCGCGGGCGAGGCCGGCTTCTCCTACGGTCTGTCCGAACGCGAAGCCGGCTCGGACACCGCATCGATGAAGACCCGCGCCGTCCGCGACGGCGACGACTGGATCCTCAACGGGGTCAAGACCTGGATCACCAACGCCGGGGAATCCGAGTACTACACGGTGATGGCCGTGACCGACCCCGATGGGGCCCGCGGACGCAACATCTCCGCCTTCGTCGTCGAGAAGTCCGATGAGGGCTTCACCTTCGGTGAGAAGGAGCGCAAGCTCGGCATCAAGGGATCGCCCACACGTGAGCTGCTCTTCGACAACGTCCGTCTGCCCGGCGACCGCATCGTCGGCGAACCCGGCGAGGGCCTCAAGATCGCCCTGCGCACGCTCGACCATACCCGTGTGACGATCGCCGCCCAGGCCGTCGGCATCGCTCAGGGTGCGCTCGACTATGCGCTCGGCTACGTCAAGGAACGTCAGCAGTTCGGTAAGGCGATCGCGGAGAACCAGGCCATCCAGTTCATGCTCGCCGATATGGGCATGAAGCTCGAGGCTGCCCGCCAGCTCACCTACACCGCCGCCGCCAAGAGCGAACGCGGCGATGACGATCTCACGTACTTCGGTGCCGCGGCGAAGGCCTTCGCCTCCGATGCGGCCATGGAGATCACCACCGACGCCGTGCAGCTGCTCGGCGGTGCCGGCTACGTCGTCGACCATCCCGTCGAGCGGATGATGCGCGATGCGAAGATCACCCAGATCTACGAAGGTACGAACCAGATCCAGCGCATGGTGATGGGGCGCAAACTGATCCGCTGA
- a CDS encoding LCP family glycopolymer transferase, translating to MAETRYVDPIRYPSYASQPTRDVRAWLLLLVTVIVPGGVQLLFRHRRWARISLSITAISWILVIIAGVIILIDRTFLFTIGTNPVILTFLTIWIPVIAINWVVCLFDTLRRIRLVTISQRARKRFIAAFCALLLIVVGPLAWGTTVLNSQRGLMSDLFASGKALKPVDGRYNILLLGSDAGKGRTGIRPDSLSLVSIDAETGKSVIIGLPRNMENVPFPEDSPLHKHYPQGYNCGDECLLNAVFQQGEQHKDEFEDPKTAGEQATMDAVSATTGLEVQYYAMINLKGFENLIDSLGGITLVSGKRVPISSKVDPTTGQHGPVKGWIEPGKQKLDGFHALWFARSREFASDYERMVRQRCVQTAMVKQLDPSTVLTRYQAIAKATPGAVSTDIPSSQVDSFVDLALKVKSQKIESVDLTPPRITPSNPDFDVARKLVADKIEEASKSSDEDKGALSTPGGEQSAAAGVDAGLDPEVGSGPQLLAQGAGGSSADSGDEADAKAICYVP from the coding sequence GTGGCCGAAACGAGATATGTGGACCCGATCCGCTACCCGTCGTATGCCTCACAGCCGACACGGGACGTGCGGGCCTGGCTGCTGCTTCTGGTCACGGTCATCGTTCCCGGCGGGGTCCAGCTTCTGTTCCGCCATCGCCGCTGGGCGCGAATCTCGCTGTCGATCACAGCCATCAGCTGGATTCTGGTGATCATCGCCGGAGTGATCATCCTCATCGACCGGACGTTCCTCTTCACCATCGGCACCAACCCGGTCATCCTCACGTTCCTCACGATCTGGATTCCGGTCATCGCGATCAACTGGGTCGTGTGCCTCTTCGACACGCTGCGACGGATCCGACTCGTGACGATCTCACAGCGGGCCCGCAAGCGCTTCATCGCCGCCTTCTGCGCCCTCCTGCTCATCGTCGTCGGGCCGCTCGCGTGGGGGACGACAGTCCTCAACTCCCAGCGGGGCCTGATGAGCGACCTCTTCGCATCGGGCAAGGCGCTCAAGCCCGTGGACGGGCGCTACAACATCCTGCTGCTGGGCTCCGACGCGGGAAAGGGACGCACAGGGATCCGCCCGGACTCGCTGTCCCTGGTCTCCATCGACGCGGAGACCGGCAAATCAGTCATCATCGGCCTGCCCCGGAACATGGAGAACGTGCCGTTCCCGGAGGACTCACCGCTGCATAAGCACTATCCGCAGGGCTACAACTGCGGCGACGAATGCCTGCTCAACGCCGTCTTCCAGCAGGGCGAGCAGCACAAGGACGAATTCGAGGACCCGAAGACCGCAGGCGAACAGGCCACGATGGATGCCGTGTCGGCGACCACCGGCCTCGAGGTCCAGTACTACGCGATGATCAACCTCAAAGGATTCGAGAACCTCATCGACTCCCTCGGTGGGATCACTCTGGTCTCCGGCAAGCGCGTGCCCATCTCTTCGAAGGTCGATCCGACCACCGGCCAGCATGGACCCGTGAAGGGGTGGATCGAACCGGGCAAGCAGAAGCTCGACGGCTTCCATGCGCTGTGGTTCGCCCGCTCCCGTGAGTTCGCCAGCGACTACGAGCGTATGGTGCGCCAGCGTTGCGTGCAGACGGCCATGGTCAAACAACTCGACCCCTCGACGGTGCTCACCCGCTATCAGGCGATCGCGAAGGCGACCCCGGGAGCCGTTTCGACGGACATTCCGTCTTCGCAGGTCGACTCGTTCGTCGATCTCGCTCTCAAGGTCAAGTCGCAGAAGATCGAGTCCGTCGACCTCACTCCGCCGCGGATCACTCCGTCGAATCCGGACTTCGATGTGGCACGAAAGCTCGTAGCCGATAAGATCGAGGAAGCATCCAAGTCCTCCGATGAGGACAAGGGTGCACTCTCGACCCCGGGAGGCGAACAGTCAGCCGCCGCCGGAGTCGATGCGGGACTCGATCCGGAGGTCGGTTCAGGGCCGCAGCTGCTGGCGCAGGGCGCCGGAGGATCCTCTGCTGACAGCGGCGACGAAGCCGACGCAAAGGCGATCTGCTACGTGCCCTGA